DNA sequence from the Raineyella sp. LH-20 genome:
GTGACCACCCCGATCTCCGAGCGGGCGGTGGTCCGGACCACCGCCGTGATGACGTCGTGCCCGGTGCGGGGCCCCTCGGCGGGCAGCGGATCCGCGGTCGAGGTGCGGGCCAGCAGCCCGGTCGCCGAGGCCACCACCCAGCACGGGTCGTCGCTGATCTCCAGCGGGCCGGCGGCCGCCGTGGCAGAGACCCCGGCGGAGGAGAGCAGCACGGTGCGGCGGGCGTCCCCGTACGCGGTGGCGACCGCGGTCAGCTCGTCGCCGACCAGGGCGCGCAGCTTCTCGTCGGACTCGATGATCTCGGTCAGTGCCGCGATCCGGGCGGTCAGCTCGTCGCGTTCCCCCTCCAGCTCCAGCCGGGAGAAGCGGGTCAACCTGCGCAGCTGCATGTCGAGGATGTACGTCGCCTGCACCTCGGTGAGGTCGAAGGCCTCGATCAGTCGGGCCTTCGCCTCGGCGGCATCCTCCGACTGCCGGACGATGGCGATCACGTCGTCGATGTCGAGGATGGCGATCAGCAGGCCCTCGACCAGGTGCAGCCTCTCCTCGGCGCGGGTCCGCTGGAACAGCGAGCGGCGCAGGATGACGTCGAGACGGTGGTCGAGGTAGACCTGCAGGGCCTCGATCAGGCCCAGCGTCCGCGGCTGGCCGTCGACCAGCGCGACGGTGTTGATCCCGAAGGAGTCCTCCAGCTTCGTCCGGCGGTAGAGCTGCTCCAGCAGCGCCTCCGGGTTGAAGCCGTTCTTGACCTCGATCACCAGCCGGGTGGGGTGCTGCAGGTCCGCGAGGTCCTTGACGTCGGAGACGCCCTGCAGCTTCTTGCCCTGCACCAGCACCTTGATCTGCTCGATGATCTTCTCCGGCCCGATCATCGGCGGCAGCTCGGTGACGACGATCCCCTGACGCCGCGCGGTGAGCTGCTCGATCCGGGCGTTGGCGCGGATCCGGAAGGTGCCCCGGCCCGACTCGTACGCGTCCCGGATGCCCTCCAGGCCGACGATCGTGCCGCCGGAGGCGAAGTCGGGGCCCGGGACGAACCGCATGATGGTGTCGAGATCGGCGTCGGGGTGGCTGAGCAGGTGCCGCAGCGCGTGCACCACCTCGATCAGGTTGTGCGGCGGGATGTTCGTCGCCATGCCGACCGCGATGCCGGTGGAGCCGTTCACCAGCAGGTTCGGGAAGGAGGCCGGCAGCACCGCCGGCTCGGTCTCGTGACCGTCGTAGTTGGGCCGGAAGTCGACGGTGTCGAGGTCGAGCCCCTCGGTCATCGCCAGGGCGGCCGGCGCCATCCGGCACTCCGTGTACCGCATCGCGGCGGGTCCGGCGTCCAGGGAGCCGAAGTTGCCGTGGGAGTCGACCATCGGCAGCCGCATCGCCCAGGGTTGGCCGAGCCGGACCAGCGCGTCGTAGATGGCGCTGTCGCCGTGCGGGTGGTACTTGCCCATCACCTCGCCGACCACCCGGGCGCACTTGACGTGGGCCCGGTCCGGGCGCAGGCCCATCTCGTTCATCGAGTAGAGGATGCGCCGCTGCACCGGCTTGAGGCCGTCCCGGGCGTCGGGGAGCGCCCGGGCGTAGATCACCGAGTAGGCGTACTCGAGGAACGACGACTGCATCTCGTCGGAGACGTCGACGTCGATGACGTGTTCCTCGAACTCCTCCTCGTCGACGGTGCTGCTCCTGCGAGCCATCGCGGTCCTTCCCTTCTGCCCCGGCGGGTCGACGTGGGTGGCGGACGTCCCGTCCGGGCTCCCGGGACCCGCGTCGACAAGCGGAATTGTCGCTGTTGCGGGGCCGTCCTCCGCCGACCGGAGCTACGGCGTGTCGGTGCGGGGCGTCTCCGGGTCCTGCTCGGACAACGCCGCGTCCAGCTTCACGTGGATCTCCCAGCCGTCCTGGCCGGTCACCCACGGGACGGAGTGCGTACGGTCCATCTGCTCGCTCTCCAGGGAGTCGAGGGTACCGTGTGCCAGCACCTGCTCCGCCGGGGTGAGCTGGCGGATGGCCACGGCCCGGACATGGTCGGGGAAGTCGTGGCTGAACCTGCCATAGATCGCCGGGTCGTGCTGGCCGTCGTCACCGATCATCACCCAGCGGATGCCGGGGAAGTCACGGGCGAGCTGTCGCACTTCCCGCTCCTTGTGCGCACGCCCGGAGCGGAACCAGCCGGTGGAGGTGGGGCCCCAGTCGGTGAGCAGCATGGCGCCGAGCGGGAAGCGGCGCGAGTGCAGGAACCGGGTCAGCGTCGGGTGGGTGTTCCACGAGCCGGTGGACACGAAGACCAGCGGGGCACCCGGGTGCTCGGCCAGCAGGTCCCGGTAGAGCCGGGCCATCCCGGGCACCGCCTGGCGCGCCGACTCGTGCACCACGAAGGAGTTCCACGCGGCGAGCATCAGCCGCGGCAGCATGGTGGAGATGATCGTGTCGTCGATGTCGGAGATGATGCCGAAGTCGACCGAGGGGTCGATGATCTGGACCTCGCCCGTCGTCCGCCGGCCGTCGAGGGTGGAGTACTCGATCCGCTGCCACCCGGGGGGCAGAGTGCCGTTCTCGAGGCGTACGTCGATGTAGCCCGACCGGTCGGTCGGCACCTCGACGGGGCCACGGGAGGTGTGCACCACGATGGTCCCGCGGACCACCGGTTGGGCGAAGAAGTTGCGCCAGCCCCGGCGCCTCAGCAGCTCCCGGCCGATCACGCCGGCAGCGGACCGACCCGGCGCCAGGGTGAGGCGGGCCATCACCCGGACGAACGTCGGATCCCCGTAGCCGGTGTAGGCGACGACGCGTTCCTTCCAGCCGAGCCGGCGCAGCATGCGGCCCATCGCCCGGTTCAACGCCTCCTCGACGCGGGCAGCGAAGAACGATCGCGACATGGCCCCGACACTACACACCCCCGACCGGAACGGGGACCCGGCGGTCGGTCCCGCGGACCTGGGGTGATCGACCGGATCCTTCGCACACCCCGGTGGATCGGGCCGGGTGTGCGAAGATGACGGGGTGAGTGGACCGGAACAATTGACGGGCACGGACGAGCTGCGCCTCGCGATCGAGGCCTGCGGGTACTTCCCGGCCCTGATCTTCGACAGCGTGATGCTCTCGCTGGGCGAGGAGGCGATGGTCTCCTACGTCGTGCAGCATGAACCGACCATCACCCCCGACGGCATCCACCGGCACGTGACGGTCGCCGTGCTCACCCCGACCCGGTTGATCATCAACCACACCGACGACGCCGATGCCACCGTCGGCTTCGGGGCCCAGGCGGCCTCGACCAGCGAGGTGGTCGGACTGCGGCGGGTCGCCTCGGTGAGCCTCAGCCGGATCGTCAACGAGCCGAGCCGCTACCGGCCCGACGGTGCGTCGGTGCAGGAAGCCCTGCTCACGGTGGCCTGGGGCTTCGCCTCCCGGATCGACCTGGAGCCGGCCACCTGCGACAACCCCGACTGCGATGCCGATCACGGCCTGACCGGTCAGCTGGTCGGCGACGACCTGGTGCTGCGGATGAGCAGCGACGCCGACGGAGCCCAGGGGGTCGACCAACTGGTCCGCTTCGGCCTCGCCCTGCAGCACTCCACGAACATCGCATGACGCGGCTCGCGGGCCCGGTGCACCCTGCGGCCGACCAGTTGACCCTGCCGCAGTACGGCCGAGGAGCGCTGTGTGACCTGCTGCCGGCGATCGGCGCCCGGCTGGGCCTCGGCGGGCACGACCCGCTCGGGCTGCCGGAGGGCGACCGGTGGGTGGTGGTGCTGGTCGACGGTCTCGGCGCCCTGCAGCTGGCCGACCATGCCGACCACGCTCCCTACCTCGCCTCGCTGCTGCGCGGTGAAGGGGAGCATGCCCCGGTCGACGGTTTCACCACCGGACTGCCGTCGACCACGGTGACGAGCCTGACCAGCCTGGGCACCGGGCTGGTCCCCGGCCGGCACGGCATCGTCGGCTACTCGGCCCGGCATCCGCGCACCGGTGCTTTCCTCAACATGCTCACCTGGGAGGGCGAGGACGATCCGCTGTCCCTGCAGCCGCACCCGACCCTGCTGCGGGCCTTCGCCGACGCAGGTGTCGCGGTCGGCGCGGTGGCCCCGGCCAGGTTCGAGGACTCCGGCCTCACCCAGGTGGCCCTCGCCGGCCCGCAGTTCCATCCGATCCACGACGAGCGTGACGAGGAGCGCCGGGTGGAGACGATCGTGGCAGCAGCCACCGCTGGACCTCGCAGCCTGGTCTACGCGTACGAACGGGAACTCGACCACACCGGGCACAGCCGCGGCGTCGACTCCGGTGAGTGGCGCCACCAGCTGCGCCGGATCGACGCGATGGTGGAACGTCTCCGCGACGAGCTGCCGGACGACGTACGGCTCGTGATCACCGGCGACCACGGGATGCTCGACGT
Encoded proteins:
- a CDS encoding App1 family protein, whose amino-acid sequence is MSRSFFAARVEEALNRAMGRMLRRLGWKERVVAYTGYGDPTFVRVMARLTLAPGRSAAGVIGRELLRRRGWRNFFAQPVVRGTIVVHTSRGPVEVPTDRSGYIDVRLENGTLPPGWQRIEYSTLDGRRTTGEVQIIDPSVDFGIISDIDDTIISTMLPRLMLAAWNSFVVHESARQAVPGMARLYRDLLAEHPGAPLVFVSTGSWNTHPTLTRFLHSRRFPLGAMLLTDWGPTSTGWFRSGRAHKEREVRQLARDFPGIRWVMIGDDGQHDPAIYGRFSHDFPDHVRAVAIRQLTPAEQVLAHGTLDSLESEQMDRTHSVPWVTGQDGWEIHVKLDAALSEQDPETPRTDTP
- a CDS encoding alkaline phosphatase family protein, with protein sequence MTRLAGPVHPAADQLTLPQYGRGALCDLLPAIGARLGLGGHDPLGLPEGDRWVVVLVDGLGALQLADHADHAPYLASLLRGEGEHAPVDGFTTGLPSTTVTSLTSLGTGLVPGRHGIVGYSARHPRTGAFLNMLTWEGEDDPLSLQPHPTLLRAFADAGVAVGAVAPARFEDSGLTQVALAGPQFHPIHDERDEERRVETIVAAATAGPRSLVYAYERELDHTGHSRGVDSGEWRHQLRRIDAMVERLRDELPDDVRLVITGDHGMLDVPEEHRLVVEDVAALQGDVELVAGEGRFRQLYTAPGRAGAVAERWRRELGPHALVRTREEAVADGWYGDVDPAVLPRYGDVVVAMLEDWAVMTRTLPGELALVGMHGSLTAAEMYVPLVVD
- a CDS encoding DUF5998 family protein; the encoded protein is MSGPEQLTGTDELRLAIEACGYFPALIFDSVMLSLGEEAMVSYVVQHEPTITPDGIHRHVTVAVLTPTRLIINHTDDADATVGFGAQAASTSEVVGLRRVASVSLSRIVNEPSRYRPDGASVQEALLTVAWGFASRIDLEPATCDNPDCDADHGLTGQLVGDDLVLRMSSDADGAQGVDQLVRFGLALQHSTNIA
- a CDS encoding DNA topoisomerase IV subunit A — translated: MARRSSTVDEEEFEEHVIDVDVSDEMQSSFLEYAYSVIYARALPDARDGLKPVQRRILYSMNEMGLRPDRAHVKCARVVGEVMGKYHPHGDSAIYDALVRLGQPWAMRLPMVDSHGNFGSLDAGPAAMRYTECRMAPAALAMTEGLDLDTVDFRPNYDGHETEPAVLPASFPNLLVNGSTGIAVGMATNIPPHNLIEVVHALRHLLSHPDADLDTIMRFVPGPDFASGGTIVGLEGIRDAYESGRGTFRIRANARIEQLTARRQGIVVTELPPMIGPEKIIEQIKVLVQGKKLQGVSDVKDLADLQHPTRLVIEVKNGFNPEALLEQLYRRTKLEDSFGINTVALVDGQPRTLGLIEALQVYLDHRLDVILRRSLFQRTRAEERLHLVEGLLIAILDIDDVIAIVRQSEDAAEAKARLIEAFDLTEVQATYILDMQLRRLTRFSRLELEGERDELTARIAALTEIIESDEKLRALVGDELTAVATAYGDARRTVLLSSAGVSATAAAGPLEISDDPCWVVASATGLLARTSTADPLPAEGPRTGHDVITAVVRTTARSEIGVVTSTGLVHKLSALDLPVLPPTAAAPNLQGGSRLSELLALEPGEEFRALVPLDPDSPGLAVGTRRGVVKVVRPEILTRSEWEVIRLEDGDEVTGAAWLGGRTDAELCFVTSDAQLLHFPLSAVRPQGRTGGGVAGVKLNPGARVVFFGVVPADGSVVVTLAAASGALLGAEAGSVKVARFEEFPGKGRATQGVRCHRFLKGEDELASAWAGPAPAIACAASGAPIDLPPADGRRDGSGHPLAQPILAIGSRTFPAAAAGPRPAAPEGGPGLPE